The proteins below come from a single Borreliella afzelii genomic window:
- a CDS encoding BB_0345 family helix-turn-helix protein, protein MEGNDFIKFGSYLRKVRNDKNLTLEMVADDIKISVKYLKALEDSNIEIFPNEVLAVGFLRTYSEYLDIDSRLISTLFKDYKNRLNSSYIGIRSENKISNLGFSSDKKVPDKKIFFFSLESLSMLKILLGIASVILLLFMFIAFREVKVYFKKFFKLSRDEKKISNIHEVSFDKKNFWNLSLSEGDFLSLTYGNNIAKYRTSFISDDLVIVDESKKNKNIFNLGEFKEINLDDNLRVKIIYENYYYDKSKIAHVSLESFALNVKYVSETNIDNRFNILNWQFDVKGTEKLPSSDYLTLYSSQKLSNVDLKIDFLNDTFFRYADENNLHGKSFFASKGIPINLAFEKSLILFFSRLSDVNIILNDKDITSFLKEQGKEIFAVQFFWVKTPSGFDLKVSEVY, encoded by the coding sequence ATGGAAGGAAATGATTTTATTAAATTTGGGAGTTATTTGAGAAAAGTTAGAAATGATAAAAATTTAACTCTTGAAATGGTAGCTGATGATATTAAAATTTCTGTTAAGTATCTTAAAGCTCTTGAAGATTCTAATATTGAAATTTTCCCAAATGAAGTTTTGGCTGTTGGATTTTTAAGGACTTATAGCGAATATTTAGATATTGATTCTAGATTAATATCGACACTTTTTAAAGATTATAAAAATAGACTTAATAGCAGTTATATCGGGATTAGATCTGAAAATAAAATTTCAAATTTAGGCTTTTCAAGTGATAAAAAAGTCCCAGATAAAAAAATATTTTTTTTTAGTTTAGAGTCTTTAAGTATGTTAAAAATCCTTTTAGGAATTGCTAGCGTTATTTTGCTATTATTTATGTTTATTGCTTTTAGAGAAGTGAAAGTTTATTTTAAAAAATTTTTTAAGCTTAGCCGGGATGAGAAGAAAATTTCTAATATTCATGAAGTGTCTTTTGATAAAAAGAATTTTTGGAATCTTTCTCTTAGCGAAGGAGATTTTTTATCTTTAACATATGGTAATAATATCGCAAAATATAGAACATCGTTTATTAGTGATGATTTGGTTATTGTTGATGAGTCTAAAAAAAATAAAAATATTTTTAATTTAGGAGAGTTTAAAGAGATAAATCTTGATGATAATTTGAGAGTCAAAATTATTTATGAGAATTATTATTATGATAAGTCGAAAATAGCCCATGTAAGTTTAGAGTCTTTTGCTTTAAATGTTAAATATGTGTCTGAAACTAATATTGACAATAGATTTAATATTTTAAATTGGCAGTTTGATGTTAAGGGAACTGAAAAATTGCCAAGTAGTGATTATCTTACCCTATATTCTTCTCAAAAACTTTCAAATGTTGATTTGAAAATTGATTTTTTAAATGATACATTTTTTAGATATGCTGATGAAAACAATCTTCATGGCAAGTCTTTTTTTGCATCCAAAGGAATTCCCATTAATTTAGCTTTTGAAAAATCTTTAATACTATTTTTTTCAAGACTTTCTGATGTTAATATTATTCTCAATGACAAAGACATTACTTCTTTTTTAAAAGAGCAGGGAAAAGAAATTTTTGCTGTCCAATTTTTTTGGGTAAAGACACCTTCAGGGTTTGATCTTAAGGTTTCTGAAGTTTATTAG
- a CDS encoding ATP-dependent helicase, translating to MDKIKNFFSSLNAFQEKIVFNKSKNPMLVLAGPGSGKTRVIIAKIVYLIKHMNINPNEILALTFTNKAANEMNDRINDLLKFDKKLHIQTFHSFGAWLLRCYYKDFDKNYDSNFTIWDTNDVVRFVKQINLASNLEMAKHIAGLILKDKENFFLGKFIEFTEKEYEYIKIYEEEKTKNNAFDFSDLIIKPILMLRQSKSLKESVQSKFKVIFVDEYQDTNYSQFLFLKELYLDGMYFMVVGDEDQSIYSFRGARIENILEFEKTFANVAKFYLVQNYRSSSNIVSIANGVISKNKNRYEKQIITQNSYDKRMKFLVFQSTSDEAEYFSNLLVDNDVETAILYRFNSQSFHFETSFLKKNISYKVLGSIKFYDREEIKDIICLLRLFINRKDKIAFLRIVNKPSRGIGKTTLDKIISVLNDDDVNFNLFCASKKVLSSLKNKAKESLLLFVNAYDELSKKLFEDNYINLSAFIEDVVIKFGLLDYYKKFDKDEKLRNIDELINSGIEYSGTFEGLAIFLENSSLSPLISGDFKSNIFLSSIHGVKGLEFDRVVISGLEKGLLPAEIEELTEDRLEEERRLFYVAITRAKSELIVTLNLRRAFRGSFKRTALSVFFQDIDKNFYDIVFIPEYLKEYFNNFFIDNKRDIGFNIGDYIIYNEERGMIVDIWYQGSLQFVKISLRNGKKAILSPEYIKKIIKV from the coding sequence ATGGATAAAATAAAAAATTTTTTTTCTAGCTTAAATGCTTTTCAAGAAAAAATTGTTTTTAATAAAAGTAAAAATCCCATGCTTGTTTTAGCAGGGCCTGGAAGTGGTAAAACAAGGGTTATAATTGCAAAAATTGTGTATTTAATCAAACATATGAATATAAATCCTAATGAAATTTTAGCTTTAACTTTTACCAATAAAGCTGCAAATGAAATGAATGACAGGATAAACGATCTTTTAAAATTTGACAAGAAACTTCATATTCAAACTTTTCATTCTTTTGGGGCTTGGCTTTTAAGGTGTTACTATAAGGATTTTGACAAAAATTATGATTCAAATTTTACAATTTGGGATACTAATGATGTTGTTAGATTTGTCAAACAAATTAATCTTGCTTCAAATCTTGAAATGGCAAAACATATTGCGGGGTTGATTTTAAAAGACAAAGAAAATTTTTTCTTAGGAAAATTTATTGAATTTACAGAAAAGGAATATGAGTATATCAAAATTTATGAGGAAGAAAAAACCAAGAACAATGCTTTTGATTTCTCAGATCTTATTATTAAACCTATTTTAATGCTGAGGCAGTCTAAATCTCTAAAAGAATCTGTTCAATCTAAATTTAAAGTCATTTTTGTAGATGAGTATCAAGATACAAATTATTCACAATTTTTATTTTTAAAAGAACTTTATTTAGATGGTATGTATTTTATGGTTGTAGGAGATGAAGATCAGTCCATATATTCTTTTAGAGGAGCTAGAATTGAAAATATTCTTGAATTTGAAAAAACTTTTGCCAATGTTGCTAAATTTTATTTAGTGCAAAATTATCGTTCAAGTTCAAATATAGTGAGTATTGCAAATGGGGTTATTTCAAAAAATAAAAATAGATATGAGAAACAAATAATAACTCAAAATAGTTATGATAAAAGAATGAAATTTTTAGTTTTTCAAAGCACATCAGATGAAGCTGAATATTTTTCTAACTTACTTGTTGACAATGATGTTGAGACAGCAATACTTTATAGATTTAATTCCCAGTCTTTTCATTTTGAAACATCTTTTTTAAAGAAGAATATCTCATACAAGGTTTTAGGATCAATTAAATTTTATGATAGAGAGGAAATAAAAGATATTATTTGTTTGCTTAGGCTTTTTATAAACAGAAAAGATAAAATAGCTTTTTTGAGAATTGTAAACAAGCCTTCTAGAGGAATTGGAAAAACTACTCTAGACAAAATAATTAGTGTTTTAAACGATGATGATGTTAATTTTAATTTGTTTTGTGCGAGTAAAAAGGTTTTGAGTTCGCTTAAAAATAAAGCCAAAGAATCTCTTTTATTGTTTGTGAATGCTTATGATGAGCTGAGTAAAAAACTTTTTGAAGATAATTATATTAATTTATCTGCTTTTATTGAGGATGTTGTAATTAAGTTTGGTCTTTTAGATTATTATAAAAAATTTGATAAGGACGAAAAATTAAGAAATATTGATGAGCTTATTAATAGCGGAATTGAATATTCAGGTACATTTGAAGGTCTTGCTATTTTTTTAGAAAATTCTTCACTTTCCCCTTTAATTTCTGGAGATTTTAAGTCTAATATATTTTTGTCTTCAATTCACGGTGTCAAGGGACTTGAATTTGATAGAGTTGTGATTTCTGGACTTGAGAAAGGTCTTTTGCCAGCTGAAATTGAAGAATTAACAGAAGATAGACTTGAGGAGGAGAGAAGGCTTTTTTATGTTGCAATTACAAGAGCTAAATCAGAGCTTATTGTTACCTTAAATTTGAGGCGAGCTTTTAGAGGTTCTTTTAAAAGAACTGCGCTTTCCGTTTTTTTTCAAGATATTGACAAAAACTTTTATGACATTGTCTTTATTCCTGAGTATTTAAAAGAGTATTTTAATAATTTTTTTATTGATAATAAAAGGGATATTGGATTTAATATTGGAGATTATATAATTTATAATGAAGAAAGGGGAATGATTGTTGATATCTGGTATCAAGGTAGCTTGCAATTTGTTAAAATCAGCTTGAGAAATGGTAAGAAGGCTATTTTGAGTCCTGAGTATATTAAAAAAATTATCAAAGTTTAG
- the gatC gene encoding Asp-tRNA(Asn)/Glu-tRNA(Gln) amidotransferase subunit GatC, with protein sequence MQDIHLENSLKLSLVRLGKGSEDKFISKFEKVIKLVNEISNFEVQINFDANKKKISTLREDKVRFSLSIESIKKLSNSFLDGYFSSPKIFE encoded by the coding sequence TTGCAAGATATACATTTGGAAAATAGTTTAAAATTAAGCTTAGTAAGACTTGGCAAAGGGAGTGAAGATAAATTTATTTCAAAATTTGAGAAAGTTATTAAATTGGTTAATGAAATTTCAAATTTTGAGGTTCAAATTAATTTTGATGCTAATAAGAAAAAGATTTCTACATTGCGTGAGGATAAAGTAAGATTTTCTCTTTCTATTGAATCAATTAAGAAGCTTAGTAATTCGTTTTTAGATGGATATTTTTCATCTCCTAAAATATTCGAATAA
- the gatA gene encoding Asp-tRNA(Asn)/Glu-tRNA(Gln) amidotransferase subunit GatA codes for MDLSNLTLTKIQELVLTKKCQIYDILLAYKNNYELNKDINGYIEFFDDSLEIAKRYDDCLRNCELEDLPLIGMLIAVKDNISIQDKSLTCASEILKGYISPYDATVIKRLKNKGAILIGRTNMDEFAMGSTCEFSYYGATLNPLNREYVIGGSSGGSAAVVAAFQAPFSLGSDTGGSVRLPASFSGILGFKPSYGGLSRYGLASYASSFDQIGFFAHSIEDIALILKHTCGADKMDSTSVDIFDDFYPLKIESLQGKNLAVIKELSEDLMDKNVASSFAKFKFDLLSKGVNIKEVSIEEINFILSIYYTISPVEASSNLARYTGLCYGKRMSENLSLNDFYFKHRSNFLSEEVKRRIVLGNYLLSEGYDSKYYAKACEILQNLIIPKFNKLFESCDFIITPTSFVKPFRVGLDFDDPVKMYYSDICTVIANLIGAPAISLPYSKDKEGLSIGMQIIGRSKKDFELLSFSKNVIRELGLNGI; via the coding sequence TTGGACTTAAGCAATTTAACTTTAACTAAAATTCAAGAATTAGTTTTAACTAAAAAATGTCAAATTTATGATATTTTACTTGCTTATAAAAATAATTATGAATTAAATAAAGATATTAATGGATACATTGAATTTTTTGATGATTCTTTAGAGATTGCAAAAAGGTATGATGATTGTTTGAGAAATTGTGAATTAGAGGATTTGCCTTTAATTGGTATGCTTATTGCTGTCAAAGATAATATTTCAATTCAAGATAAATCTTTAACCTGTGCTTCTGAAATTTTAAAAGGCTATATTTCTCCTTATGATGCAACTGTGATCAAAAGACTTAAGAATAAAGGAGCAATTTTAATTGGCAGAACCAATATGGATGAATTTGCCATGGGTTCTACTTGTGAATTTTCTTATTATGGTGCAACTTTAAATCCTTTAAATAGAGAATATGTTATAGGTGGCAGTTCTGGAGGCTCTGCAGCTGTAGTTGCAGCTTTTCAAGCGCCTTTTTCGCTTGGCAGTGATACTGGAGGTTCTGTTAGACTTCCTGCATCTTTTTCAGGAATTTTAGGCTTCAAGCCTTCTTATGGTGGTCTTTCTCGCTATGGGCTTGCATCTTATGCTTCGTCTTTTGATCAAATAGGCTTTTTTGCTCATTCTATTGAAGATATTGCTTTGATCTTAAAGCATACTTGTGGAGCTGATAAAATGGATTCTACTAGTGTAGACATCTTTGATGATTTTTATCCTTTAAAAATTGAGTCGTTACAAGGTAAGAATTTAGCTGTAATTAAAGAACTTAGCGAAGATCTAATGGACAAAAATGTTGCAAGTAGTTTTGCTAAATTTAAATTTGATCTTTTGTCAAAAGGTGTTAATATAAAAGAAGTTTCAATAGAAGAGATTAATTTTATTTTATCAATTTATTATACAATTTCTCCTGTTGAAGCATCCTCAAATCTTGCTCGTTATACTGGGCTTTGTTATGGCAAGAGAATGTCAGAAAATTTAAGTCTTAATGATTTTTATTTTAAACATAGGAGTAATTTCTTGTCAGAAGAAGTTAAAAGACGTATTGTTCTTGGAAATTATTTATTGTCAGAAGGGTATGATTCTAAATATTATGCAAAAGCTTGTGAAATTCTTCAAAACTTGATTATTCCTAAATTTAACAAGCTTTTTGAAAGTTGTGATTTTATTATTACTCCGACAAGTTTTGTTAAACCTTTTAGGGTTGGTTTAGATTTTGATGATCCTGTTAAAATGTATTATTCAGATATTTGTACTGTGATTGCAAATCTTATTGGGGCTCCTGCTATTTCGCTTCCGTATTCTAAGGATAAGGAAGGATTATCGATCGGAATGCAAATTATTGGGCGCAGCAAGAAGGATTTTGAACTTTTAAGTTTTTCAAAAAATGTGATTAGGGAATTGGGGTTGAATGGAATATAA
- the gatB gene encoding Asp-tRNA(Asn)/Glu-tRNA(Gln) amidotransferase subunit GatB translates to MEYKLVIGLEIHIQLGLKTKAFCGCKNEFGGVPNSRICPICLGLPGSLPSVNVELINSAILAGHATNSKIRRVVKFDRKHYYYPDLPKGYQISQNDKPICEGGSLLIETSSGFKKINIIRIHMEEDSGKSLHLLDSENQSYIDFNRSGAPLLEIVSAPDIGNGDEAVAFLSSLREIFRYLDLSECNMENGSFRCDVNVNLIVNESGIEYKTPIAEIKNLNSFKSIKAAIEYEELRQQEEWIQFRKTLDSCGKHTRGFDDKSGITVIQRNKETVSDYRYFQEPDLPLIEIDDFYIDNIKNLKLIELPFDARVRLKAQYGLSDFDVTTLTSDKHLLRYFEDAVINSSDPKKVANWILSEVLSVLNDKGISVLEFNLLPSHITELVEFIVADKISGKMAKKVFSEMMARKVPASVIISENQLEQISDEFVIKQIVLEVLNENPKSIELYKKGKDHAIKFMMGQIMKKSSGKINPILANEILLQSLANV, encoded by the coding sequence ATGGAATATAAATTAGTTATTGGATTAGAAATTCATATTCAGCTAGGTTTAAAAACAAAGGCTTTTTGTGGATGTAAGAATGAGTTTGGAGGAGTTCCTAACTCTCGTATTTGTCCAATTTGTCTTGGGTTGCCAGGTTCATTGCCAAGTGTGAATGTAGAGCTTATTAATAGTGCAATTTTAGCAGGGCATGCCACAAACTCAAAGATTAGGCGCGTTGTTAAATTTGATAGAAAACATTATTATTATCCAGATTTGCCAAAAGGATATCAAATCTCGCAAAATGATAAACCGATTTGTGAGGGAGGAAGCTTATTGATTGAAACCTCTTCTGGGTTTAAAAAGATTAACATTATTAGAATTCACATGGAAGAAGATTCAGGCAAAAGCCTACATTTGCTAGATAGTGAAAATCAAAGTTATATTGATTTTAATCGTTCAGGTGCTCCTTTGCTTGAGATTGTTTCTGCTCCAGATATTGGTAATGGGGATGAAGCAGTTGCTTTTTTAAGTTCTTTAAGAGAAATTTTTAGGTATCTTGATTTGTCAGAATGCAATATGGAGAATGGTTCTTTTAGATGTGACGTAAATGTTAATTTAATTGTTAATGAGAGTGGTATTGAGTATAAAACTCCTATAGCCGAAATAAAGAATTTAAACTCTTTTAAATCTATTAAAGCTGCCATTGAATATGAAGAATTAAGGCAACAAGAGGAGTGGATTCAATTTAGGAAAACACTTGATAGTTGTGGTAAGCACACTAGAGGATTTGATGATAAGAGCGGGATAACAGTGATTCAAAGGAACAAAGAAACAGTATCTGATTATCGTTATTTCCAGGAACCTGATCTACCTTTAATAGAGATTGATGATTTTTATATTGATAATATTAAAAATTTAAAGTTAATTGAACTTCCATTTGATGCAAGAGTTAGGCTTAAAGCTCAATATGGGTTAAGTGATTTTGATGTTACTACTTTAACATCAGATAAGCACCTACTTAGATATTTTGAAGATGCTGTTATTAATTCAAGCGATCCTAAAAAAGTAGCCAATTGGATATTGTCTGAAGTTTTAAGCGTTCTTAATGACAAAGGAATTAGTGTTCTTGAGTTTAATTTGCTTCCAAGCCATATTACAGAGCTTGTTGAATTTATTGTTGCTGATAAAATAAGTGGTAAAATGGCAAAAAAAGTGTTTTCAGAGATGATGGCTAGAAAAGTTCCAGCTTCTGTTATTATAAGTGAAAATCAATTAGAGCAAATAAGTGATGAGTTTGTTATTAAACAGATTGTGCTTGAAGTTTTAAATGAAAATCCCAAGTCAATTGAACTTTACAAAAAGGGTAAAGATCATGCTATCAAATTTATGATGGGGCAAATAATGAAGAAATCTTCAGGTAAGATTAATCCTATACTTGCAAATGAAATTCTTTTACAAAGTTTAGCAAATGTATGA